One window from the genome of Methanobrevibacter thaueri encodes:
- a CDS encoding glycosyltransferase family 2 protein, protein MAVPKISVIVPVYDVEDYLVDALDSLANQSLTDIEVLMIDDGSNDNSRHMVEKYALDYDNFHAFHKENEGLSVTRNYGLKYAKGEYIFFIDSDDYLLHDALEKLYNCAVKYDSDIVTANFFRYNDKKSWQHIISDYVFNSLENDLYNTNLFEYPNLIWDMPVWNKLYKKEFLDDNNLRFFDGRVIFEDNIFSTESYAKAKKVSVLKDGFYCWRMRAPNTSLSQSHDTNRGDELYKMAKMVNDIVNENIDDYEILSRKYMKWLTLDIPFYMSKIKTYPKEDHIYIFEGAHKLINLIPDEYFNELNTYYQVFYKMVQDKKWDELSELFFNDLKSNPNAPVKISDEYYSMFDFDRDAETENLKAYIKSITVEDNDLVVQFNLKLPFKETIQKREIRFSINSPNYSEVVIASNFINKDKLFIPLDEIKYGENQIKALYVSDFKKECFIETDVHKTIVFDEYVIDISRNKYGFLKLVKKERTNYDFVIESIELNDGKFQFIGHSNFDFERICIDDYMNFTSFEYPIEYESEMFFFEIDYNDFLKSPIKKWEFNFKDKYNKIILIKSFKKNDDNYQIKIKESKNKIKIIFKPYRPIEKINDLEKKLKKVKKENKRLKKKNKTLKKKSKKSKRSKISKKLRNYL, encoded by the coding sequence ATGGCAGTTCCAAAAATTTCAGTTATTGTTCCGGTTTATGATGTAGAAGATTATCTAGTAGACGCTTTAGATAGCTTAGCGAATCAATCATTAACAGATATTGAAGTTTTAATGATAGATGACGGATCTAATGATAACTCTCGACATATGGTAGAGAAATATGCTCTTGATTATGATAATTTCCATGCATTCCATAAGGAGAATGAAGGATTGTCAGTAACCCGGAATTATGGTTTAAAATATGCGAAGGGAGAATATATCTTTTTTATAGATTCAGATGACTATCTGTTGCATGATGCATTAGAAAAATTGTACAACTGTGCCGTAAAATATGATAGTGATATAGTAACAGCCAACTTTTTCAGATACAATGACAAAAAGTCATGGCAACATATTATTTCTGATTATGTCTTCAATAGCCTTGAAAATGATTTGTATAACACAAATTTATTCGAATACCCAAATTTGATTTGGGATATGCCAGTGTGGAATAAACTGTATAAAAAGGAATTCCTTGACGATAATAACTTAAGATTTTTTGATGGAAGGGTTATTTTTGAGGATAACATCTTCTCCACTGAGTCATATGCAAAGGCTAAAAAAGTGTCTGTTTTAAAAGATGGATTTTACTGTTGGAGAATGCGTGCTCCAAACACTTCCCTTTCACAGTCCCATGACACAAACCGTGGTGATGAGTTATATAAAATGGCTAAGATGGTTAACGATATCGTAAATGAGAATATAGACGATTATGAGATTTTATCCAGAAAGTACATGAAATGGCTGACATTGGATATTCCGTTTTATATGAGTAAAATCAAAACTTATCCTAAAGAGGACCACATTTATATTTTTGAAGGGGCTCACAAACTAATAAACCTCATTCCTGATGAATATTTCAACGAATTAAATACATATTATCAAGTTTTTTACAAGATGGTTCAGGATAAAAAATGGGATGAACTTTCCGAATTGTTTTTCAACGATTTGAAAAGCAATCCTAATGCACCTGTAAAAATCAGCGATGAATATTATAGCATGTTCGATTTTGACAGGGATGCTGAAACTGAAAACTTAAAGGCATATATAAAAAGCATCACTGTAGAGGATAATGATTTAGTTGTTCAATTCAATCTTAAACTTCCTTTTAAGGAAACTATACAAAAAAGGGAAATCAGATTTTCAATAAACAGCCCTAACTATAGTGAAGTAGTTATTGCCAGCAATTTTATCAATAAAGATAAGTTGTTTATCCCATTAGACGAAATAAAGTACGGTGAAAATCAGATTAAAGCTCTTTATGTTTCAGATTTTAAAAAGGAATGTTTTATCGAGACGGATGTTCATAAAACTATTGTATTTGATGAATATGTCATTGACATTTCCCGTAACAAATACGGTTTTTTAAAGCTGGTTAAAAAGGAAAGAACAAATTATGATTTCGTCATCGAGTCCATTGAGCTAAATGACGGTAAGTTTCAATTCATCGGCCATTCTAATTTTGACTTTGAAAGAATTTGTATAGATGATTATATGAACTTCACTAGTTTTGAGTATCCAATCGAATATGAATCTGAGATGTTTTTCTTTGAAATTGACTATAACGATTTTCTCAAATCCCCTATAAAGAAATGGGAGTTCAACTTTAAGGACAAGTATAATAAAATCATCTTAATCAAATCGTTTAAAAAGAATGATGACAATTACCAGATTAAAATTAAAGAATCAAAAAACAAAATAAAAATAATATTCAAACCTTACAGGCCAATTGAAAAAATTAATGACCTTGAGAAAAAATTAAAAAAAGTGAAAAAGGAAAACAAACGTTTGAAAAAAAAGAATAAAACTTTAAAAAAGAAATCCAAAAAATCTAAAAGGAGTAAGATATCTAAAAAATTAAGAAATTACTTATAG